A section of the Salmo salar chromosome ssa05, Ssal_v3.1, whole genome shotgun sequence genome encodes:
- the LOC106605673 gene encoding B-cell antigen receptor complex-associated protein alpha chain isoform X1: protein MVAVTFLFLCFWAVGDLSRIQVTLEPDRTSVRVQLSHTASLRCCYSVTGGVVDTTWATSPHTVNGTAQVRGVDRRDNRVTMDGGNLTAAGVMCHTLILREARLNDSGLYQCFLNHSALWPPLYTHGTFLHVYRPMVKILDISESTKNGILTAEGMLLMMAVLLHGTMMLFKTKKLNQLKKKRVKEEEENIYEGLNLEECCSTYDQIQRSLVQGPYQDVGNMIMEEEEEIQLEKP from the exons ATGGTGGCCGTGACATTCTTGTTCCTCTGCTTCTGGGCTG TAGGTGACCTCAGCCGTATCCAGGTTACTCTGGAGCCAGACAGGACCTCTGTGAGGGTGCAGCTCTCTCACACCGCCTCCCTGCGCTGCTGCTACTCAGTCACAGGGGGAGTCGTGGACACCACCTGGGCCACCAGCCCCCACACGGTCAATGGCACGGCCCAAGTTCGGGGAGTGGACCGGAGAGACAACCGTGTGACGATGGATGGGGGGAACCTGACGGCGGCAGGGGTCATGTGTCACACACTCATCCTGAGGGAGGCCCGTCTGAACGACTCAGGGTTGTACCAGTGTTTCCTCAACCATAGCGCCCTGTGGCCCCCTCTATACACCCACGGCACCTTCCTGCATGTctaca GGCCGATGGTGAAGATTCTGGACATCAGTGAAAGCACCAAGAACGGCATCCTGACTGCTGAGGGAATGTTACTGATGATGGCAGTGCTTCTGCATGGTACCATGATGCTCTTTAAG ACGAAGAAACTCAATCAACTGAAGAAGAAAAGGgtcaaagaggaagaggagaatatCTATGAG GGTCTAAATCTGGAGGAATGCTGCTCCACATATGATCAGATCCAGCGCTCTCTGGTGCAGGGCCCCTACCAAGACGTGGGAAACATGattatggaggaggaggaggaaatccAACTGGAGAAGCCTTGA
- the LOC106605673 gene encoding B-cell antigen receptor complex-associated protein alpha chain isoform X2, which translates to MVAVTFLFLCFWAGDLSRIQVTLEPDRTSVRVQLSHTASLRCCYSVTGGVVDTTWATSPHTVNGTAQVRGVDRRDNRVTMDGGNLTAAGVMCHTLILREARLNDSGLYQCFLNHSALWPPLYTHGTFLHVYRPMVKILDISESTKNGILTAEGMLLMMAVLLHGTMMLFKTKKLNQLKKKRVKEEEENIYEGLNLEECCSTYDQIQRSLVQGPYQDVGNMIMEEEEEIQLEKP; encoded by the exons ATGGTGGCCGTGACATTCTTGTTCCTCTGCTTCTGGGCTG GTGACCTCAGCCGTATCCAGGTTACTCTGGAGCCAGACAGGACCTCTGTGAGGGTGCAGCTCTCTCACACCGCCTCCCTGCGCTGCTGCTACTCAGTCACAGGGGGAGTCGTGGACACCACCTGGGCCACCAGCCCCCACACGGTCAATGGCACGGCCCAAGTTCGGGGAGTGGACCGGAGAGACAACCGTGTGACGATGGATGGGGGGAACCTGACGGCGGCAGGGGTCATGTGTCACACACTCATCCTGAGGGAGGCCCGTCTGAACGACTCAGGGTTGTACCAGTGTTTCCTCAACCATAGCGCCCTGTGGCCCCCTCTATACACCCACGGCACCTTCCTGCATGTctaca GGCCGATGGTGAAGATTCTGGACATCAGTGAAAGCACCAAGAACGGCATCCTGACTGCTGAGGGAATGTTACTGATGATGGCAGTGCTTCTGCATGGTACCATGATGCTCTTTAAG ACGAAGAAACTCAATCAACTGAAGAAGAAAAGGgtcaaagaggaagaggagaatatCTATGAG GGTCTAAATCTGGAGGAATGCTGCTCCACATATGATCAGATCCAGCGCTCTCTGGTGCAGGGCCCCTACCAAGACGTGGGAAACATGattatggaggaggaggaggaaatccAACTGGAGAAGCCTTGA